The proteins below are encoded in one region of Vicinamibacterales bacterium:
- a CDS encoding DUF305 domain-containing protein — protein sequence MGAFSRAAAAAGLCAAMLAAGCASTPPRAAGSAAQSIPDSHYSYSDADVDFMSGMIPHHAQAVVMAGWCGSHGARKDLAVLCERMVVAQRDEIALMQQWLRDRGLPVPEATSTRHRHRMPDGAVHDMLMPGMLTDEEMAALDRARGAEFDRLFLSGMIKHHQGAIDMVEVLFKSYGAAQDETVFKFANDVQVDQAIEIDVMKDMLEEIKS from the coding sequence ATGGGGGCTTTCTCACGGGCCGCCGCGGCGGCCGGCCTGTGCGCCGCCATGCTGGCCGCCGGCTGCGCGAGCACGCCGCCGCGCGCCGCCGGCTCGGCGGCACAATCGATTCCCGACAGCCATTACAGCTATTCGGACGCCGACGTCGACTTCATGTCGGGCATGATTCCCCACCACGCCCAGGCGGTCGTCATGGCCGGCTGGTGCGGATCGCACGGCGCCCGCAAGGATCTCGCGGTGCTGTGCGAGCGCATGGTCGTCGCCCAGCGCGACGAGATCGCATTGATGCAGCAGTGGCTGCGCGATCGCGGCCTGCCGGTGCCGGAGGCGACGTCGACGCGTCATCGTCACCGGATGCCGGACGGCGCCGTGCACGACATGCTGATGCCCGGGATGCTCACCGACGAGGAGATGGCGGCGCTCGATCGCGCGCGCGGCGCCGAGTTCGATCGGCTGTTCCTGAGCGGCATGATCAAGCACCATCAGGGAGCGATCGACATGGTCGAGGTCCTGTTCAAGTCGTACGGCGCGGCGCAGGACGAGACCGTCTTCAAGTTCGCCAACGACGTGCAGGTCGATCAGGCGATCGAGATCGACGTCATGAAGGACATGCTGGAGGAGATCAAGTCATGA